Sequence from the Methanoculleus sp. SDB genome:
CCCCATGCAACAAGAGAACCGTCTTCCTTGAGTGCCGCGTTGTGATAACGTCCTGCGGATACCTGTTTAAAATCGCCTCCTAAGAGGATATTTAATGCCCCATAGGTATTATCTCCCCACCCGACAAATTCTCCCGCTTCTGCAGAAACCGGTATTATTAACAGAATACTGATCAGGACAAACGAAGCCAATAATCCTATTTTGGGTATCTGAAAAACCATGAATTTCTTCCTCAAAATATTCACCCCGATATCTCACCGGGAAAATATTTTATATTGCACAATATAACTCTATGCAATGCGATCTATTTTTATATATATATTAATATAAAACCATTTATTAACGGTACCTTCAGGAACCGCCCTGCCAATCGTTGTCCCATCATCAACGAACCCGACGGACAGCAGTCCTGGCCGGAGGGATCGGACTGTACCGAGACGAAGAAAAACGTGAATATAGTGCGAGACACCTTTTCATAGATAGGAGTCAGGCATCGATTCGGGGGACGGGTGAGAGAGTATGAGAGACGAGGATGACAGGCCGGATTTCGGAACCGGGCCGGAAAGGGATGACGACCGCGGAGTGCAGCCACCGGCCGTCTGCCGGATGACCGTCCGCCCCGGCGGTGGCGTGATCGAGTGGACGGTCCGGCCCGGCGACACCTATGAGGGTGCCCTGCTCGCACACTGCATTATCCCCGATACGGTGCTGATCTTTTTCAAGGGCACGAGCCTCCCGCAGGACAAGCCGATAATGGAGCCAGACGTTGAAATCGTGCTCACCTGCTCCCGCGGGTGAGAATTGGGTTTTTCCGGAAGCGCAAGCCAGCCGCAGATCGTGATCGGTACGCGCAGGTGAGATCCCGTTTTTCAGGATACGGTGCCTAAAAAACAGGCCGAAATTGTTACCGGCAGGCTGAAAGGACCCTTTTCGGAAAAAATAAAATAAAAAAATCCGGGTGCGCAGTCCCGGAAAAAATTGGGAGTATCTTCTTTTCCCGGCGATCACATCTTGGGCGCCCGGGACTGGGTGATCATCATGTCGTCGACACGGACGAGCATGGATGCCGCCTCGGCGCCGCTCTGCACTGCCTGGCGCTTGACGCGAAGCGGTTCGATGACGCCCGCCTTGTACATATCGGTTACTTTGCCGGTGAACACGTCGATCCCCGCGTATTTCTTGCCGGCGGAGTGGGCCTTCTTGAGCTCGACGAGAACGTCGATCGGGTCAAGGCCGGAGTTTTCGGCAAGAGTCCGGGGAATTGAATCAAAAATTCTGCCGAACGCCTCGATTGCGAGCTGGGTCCGACCGCCGATCGTTGACGCGTAGTCACGGATCTGCATCGAGAGTTCCGTGTCGATTGCACCGCCGCCGATGATATACTTCCCGTCCTCAAGGGCGTCCTGCACCACACGCTGTGCATCGTAGACGGCACGCTCGAGCTCGTCGATCAGCACCTGGCTCCCTCCCTTCAGGAGGATGCTCACGGTCTTCGGGTTTTCGCAGCCTGACACCTTCGTGATCTTGATCTCCTTCATCTCCTCGATCATGCTGGCGGTGCCGAGCATCCCGTTATCGACGTCGTCGGGCTTGTTGACGATCGTGCCGCCGACCGCCTTAGCGAGCGCCTTCATATCCGCCTCGGGAACGTCCTGGATTGCAAAGATGCCCTGCTTTGCGAGATAATACTGCACGGGATCGGAGATGCCCTTCTGGCAGAAGACTGCGTTCGCACCCGTTGCGCGGATTTTATCGGCGAGGCCTTTCAGCGCCTCCTGCTCCTGCTCGGAGAATGCATGCATCTGCTCCGAGGAGGTGATCTTGATCTTGGACTTCACCTGTGTCTTGGAGATCTCAAGCGCCTGTGCAAGGAGGGCGATCTTTGCATTCGCAACCTTTTTTGGCATTGCTTCATCGACACGGGTCTTGTCGATGATGAAACCGGGGACAAGTTCCGCATCGTCGATATGATCACCAATCATCGTCTTGATGTTGATGTCGTCCTCATCGACAACAAAGGTGCCGTCCTCTTTCTTTTCGGCAACCATTGTCACCGCTTCGACGACGATCTCGCTGATTTTATCACGGACGCCCTCGATGGACTTGCCGGTGACGGCGGTCTTCGCCACTTTCAGCAGCAGATCGCGGTCCTCGCCCTTCGAAATGATTGCATTTGCATCAAGGATTGCCAGCGCCTTGTTCATGCCGAGCCGGAACCCGTTCGAGATGACGGTCGGGTGTATCTTCTGCTCGAGCATGCGTTCGGCCTCCTCCATGAGTGCGCCGACAAGGATGCAGGCGGTGGTGGTGCCGTCGCCGACTTCATCGTCCTGCGTCTCCGCGACTTCAACGATCATCTTTGCGCCGGGATGGGATACGGAAAGCTCGTGCAGAATCGTCGCCCCGTCGTTTGTGATGACGACGTCTCCAGACGGTGCGACCAGCATCTTATCCATCCCCCGGGGCCCGAGCGTTGTTCTCACCGCGCTCGCAATGGCTTTTGCTGCCATGATATTGGAACGCTGGGCTTCCTGCCCGCGGGTGCGCTCCACGTTATCGCGTAAAATAATGATGGGCTGTGTTCCAACCATAGGAAATCCTCCGTTCTCTCTTACAGGTGGAATTAAACTTCTATATAAGGGCTTTGATGCATGCCAGCTGAACCGGATAAATCTCCCTGCTATTTCCGGCAACTCCGCGGTGCCTGCCGCCGTGACGCGATGATCGGCAGAATTGTGCCGAGGGAAATATTTAATAGTTGTGACGGTGTCGAATGATTCACAGGCGGAGTTTTTTCGATATGATCCGTGTGCTTCTCGTGGAAAATGATCCCTGCTCTGCGGAACTCCTGGTTCTCTTTCTTGAAAAAACCGGTTCAATTCAGGTTGATACGGCCCTCTCCTCATTTGAGGCCCGCGAACGGATTCAGGCAGCGCGGTATGATGCGGCCGTTCTTGATACGACTGTTATGGCAGGCGATCTCATGCCGTTCATTCGCGACGCACGGTTGTTCTATCCGTCGATCGCCCTTATTCTCCAGAGTAACCGGGGCGACGAACAGGCCGCCCTCCCGGCACTGAGCCTGGGGGCGGATTTCTACCTGTCGAAGGAATGGGACCCTCACATCCGCTATACGAAGCTGCACCATCTCATCTGGCAGGCAGTCCGGCAGCATGCAGCCGAGGAGGCGCTCAGGCAGAGCGAAGAGCGGCACCGGTCTTTCTTTGAAAATTTCAAGGGCATCGCATATGAAATGAAGACTGACGGGACTCCCGTCTTTTTCGAAGGTGCGGTACTGAAGATCACCGGCTATTCGCAGGAGGATTTTCTTCAGGGTGTCATCAGACTCGAGGAGATCGTTTTTCCGGGGGATCGCGCCCTGCTCAACGCTTCGGACGAGAAGATACGGGGATTTCCCTTCTATTCCACCGAGCGGGAATACCGCATTGTGCGTCGTGACGGAAACCTGGCATGGGTGCATGACCAGATCCAGAATATCACCGACCATACCGGAACGCCCGTCTCCATTCAGGGAGTCGTCTTTGATATCACGAAACGAAAAATTGCGGAGGAAACGATCCGGGAGAACCAGGAACGGCTCATGCGCCTCGCAAATGACGTTCACGACATGATTTTCCGGTATGAACTCACTCCGTCACGGAGATTTACTTATATAAGCCCTGCGGCGGCGGCTATTACCGGCTACACCCCGGAAGAATTCTACGCTGATCCGGATCTGGGAAAGAACACGGTCCACCCCGACGACCAGATGCGGTTCCGCTCTGTTTTGCAGGGCAATATCCCGAAAAAGAGGCCCGTACAGCTTCAGCGGATCAAGAAGAACGGGCGGATAATCTGGACCGAAGAGCTCGATGTCCCGGTTTTCAACACGGAAGGGGATCTCATTGCCATTGAGGGCGTGGTCCGGGACATCACCGCCCGCAAACGATCCGAGGATCTGCACCGTGAGAATGAGGAACGCCTCAAGCTTGCCATAGAAGGAGCGGGAATCGGGATCTGGGACCGTGACATGGAAACCGGGGATGAAACGTTTAACCGGCAGTGGGCCGAGCAGCTCGGGTACAGCGAGGAAGAATTCTCAGGTGAGAAGAATTTTTACGAACAGCTCATTCATCCCGATGATCGTGAACGGATCCGGCAGACGACCGAAGATTATCTCCTGGGAAAAATACCGTTTTTCACCGTGGAATACCGCGTCCGGTGTAAGGACGGGCGGTGGAAATGGGTACAGAGCGTCGGAAGGGCACAGTATCGCGCCGGCCACAAACGGCCGTACCGCATGACAGGTATTTTAATGGATATCACCGGGATGTACATGGCACGGGCAGGGCTCGAGGAAGCGAATAAAAAGCTCAATCTCCTTGCCAATATCACCCGCCACGACATCCTCAACAAACTGACGGGGATGTTCGGGTACCTCTACCTTCTCGACGAAATACTTCCTGACGATGAGCGGATGCGCAAGTATTTTGAGCGGATACGATCACTTGCCGATACCATCCAGCGCCAGATATCCTTTACCCGAGATTATCAGGATATGGGTGTGAGAAGCCCCCTCTGGCAGAACGTGGCTGCGATTGTGCGCTTGTCGGCGCTCTCCGTTCCGATGCTTGGCATCACTCTCGAGATTACGACAGGAGCGCTGGAAATCTACGCCGATCCTCTGCTTGAGAAGGTTTTTTTCAATCTTTTAGACAATGCCGTCCGGCATGGGGAGCATGTCACGGGGATTTATGTGAGCTGGGAGCGGCGCGATGACAGCGCTGTGATCATCGTTGAGGATAATGGCGTCGGCGTCCCGGAACCGGAAAAAAAGGATATATTTAAAAGGGGTGTCGGGCGCAACACGGGATTCGGCCTCTTTCTTGTCCGGGAGATCCTCGGCATCACGGGGATGACGATTCGTGAAACCGGCACGGAAGGGAACGGAGCGCGTTTTGAGATCGAAGTGCCCCCGGACGGTTTTCGGCTGGAACCGGCATCCACGGAGGGGGGTCAGTCCCCCTCAGGAGAGTTCAGTCAATCCGCGACACCTTAAACAGCGCACAGACCGGCACGCCATCCACGTCACGGAGGTTGCGTTTGTCGAAGATAACGGAGATCCCGACGGGGTAGGCACCGTGGGTATGCAGGAAGTCGACGATCTCCCGCATCGTATTGCCGCTCGTGATCACGTCGTCGACGATGAGGCAGCGCTCCCCCGAAACCTTTGAAAAGTTATCGCTCACGGAACCGACCGGTTTGTCGCCCGGAGCATGCTTTTTCGGGTAGTACATGGTAAACCGCAGGTCCATCTCCGCGGCGATGAGTGTTGCGAGAGGAATGCCCGACTGCGCCACACCGATGACGACGGTCGGTAATTCGGGTTCCTCCGCACCTCCCTGCGGGGAACTGCACGCGTGGTACCACCGTGTGAACATCATCGTGGCGATGCTCCTGAGCATATCGGCGTGGGAACTGACACCGGACCAGTCGATATGGATGTCTTTGGGCACCTCCGAACCTTTTTTCTGGGTGAGCAGCCAGGTGATCGTCTCCATCGAGAGCGAAAGTTCATCGGCGATCTGGCTCGGGCTGTGGCCTTTTGCCTGAAGCATTCTGGCTTTCGCGATCAACTCTTCGAGGGATGACATGCGGAAGAGGTTTGCCACCATCTATTTAAGCCTTCTTTTTATCTGCGCTCCACAGAATTCACATGTCCCTTCATTTTTAAAATAGCGGCCGCATCCGCTGCAGCGGTACCGCCACTGCCGTGGTTTCGCCCGGCGCTGCAGGATCGGCTGCACAGGAACGTTCATGCGCATCGCCACATTCTGAAGCGCGAAATCGTCCGTGGAGACGGTGGCGCCAAGGTCGATCGCGAGAGCAATAACGCCGATATCGGTCTCCGAAAGCACGGGTGCATCACCCGTCCGCACCGCCTCCGCCCGCACGTCGGCAACCGTTCCGGGGGCGGGCTCCCTGACCTGCAGGCCCGCTGCACGCAGTGTCTCGAACCGGCATTTTGACGCGAGATCCTTCAGTTCGGCGGCGACATCCGGGGTGGTATACAGGGGTCCGGTAAGAGGGACATCCGTAAAAAAAGCCGATGCATCGAGAACAATACTCATGCAGCTATCTCCCAGATGCCGCCCGCTCTCTCCCTGAGGGAGATGTCGTGCCCGAAGGCTGCCGAAAGCCGGCACATGGTCTTCGTATGATCCGTCGGCCGGGCGGTTGTGATGTGCCCTCCCGCCGACGCGAGAATAATGACAAGCTGATCCGCAAGGTGCCGGTCGGTCGCACCCGGCTCCGCGCAGGCATCCAGAAATGCGTCGGCAGCGTCGGTTCCCACGGCTTCCGCCGGGTAGCCGCGGCGGCCAAGGGCGATGCCTCCTTTTCTTCCCGCGACAACCGTGCAGGAACTCCCCGGAGAGGGGCCGTCACGCGTATCGATGATGCAGGCCGGATGCAGCTCGGAGAGCCGGCGTGCGGCTGCGGCTGCCTGCCGCCGGGCGACGTGGGCCGGCAGGCGCGAGGAGCAGGAGAAGATACGGACGGGAGCGGACGGGGTGTCCGGCGTCAGCGGCCGGAGGTGTGTTTTCCTGACATGAACCGTCACCCGCCCCCCGCCACGCGGGTAATATCCCCGTTCGTGCACCTCGACGGATATCCCGGCCCCGTAACGGCGGAGTGTCTCGCAGAAGACGGCATCGAAGTACTCAATCGTCGGGCTCTTCTGTACCTCCGTTCCACCGGTGACCGTGATTCGGCCCCCCGAGGCAAGTGCGACGGGCACCCATGCCTGCAGGACAAGGGCGATGCTGCCCGCCGTGCCGACATCGATGACAAGATCCTGCCCGGTGAGC
This genomic interval carries:
- a CDS encoding nucleotide-binding protein codes for the protein MSIVLDASAFFTDVPLTGPLYTTPDVAAELKDLASKCRFETLRAAGLQVREPAPGTVADVRAEAVRTGDAPVLSETDIGVIALAIDLGATVSTDDFALQNVAMRMNVPVQPILQRRAKPRQWRYRCSGCGRYFKNEGTCEFCGAQIKRRLK
- a CDS encoding PyrE, which encodes MSSLEELIAKARMLQAKGHSPSQIADELSLSMETITWLLTQKKGSEVPKDIHIDWSGVSSHADMLRSIATMMFTRWYHACSSPQGGAEEPELPTVVIGVAQSGIPLATLIAAEMDLRFTMYYPKKHAPGDKPVGSVSDNFSKVSGERCLIVDDVITSGNTMREIVDFLHTHGAYPVGISVIFDKRNLRDVDGVPVCALFKVSRID
- a CDS encoding thermosome subunit — protein: MVGTQPIIILRDNVERTRGQEAQRSNIMAAKAIASAVRTTLGPRGMDKMLVAPSGDVVITNDGATILHELSVSHPGAKMIVEVAETQDDEVGDGTTTACILVGALMEEAERMLEQKIHPTVISNGFRLGMNKALAILDANAIISKGEDRDLLLKVAKTAVTGKSIEGVRDKISEIVVEAVTMVAEKKEDGTFVVDEDDINIKTMIGDHIDDAELVPGFIIDKTRVDEAMPKKVANAKIALLAQALEISKTQVKSKIKITSSEQMHAFSEQEQEALKGLADKIRATGANAVFCQKGISDPVQYYLAKQGIFAIQDVPEADMKALAKAVGGTIVNKPDDVDNGMLGTASMIEEMKEIKITKVSGCENPKTVSILLKGGSQVLIDELERAVYDAQRVVQDALEDGKYIIGGGAIDTELSMQIRDYASTIGGRTQLAIEAFGRIFDSIPRTLAENSGLDPIDVLVELKKAHSAGKKYAGIDVFTGKVTDMYKAGVIEPLRVKRQAVQSGAEAASMLVRVDDMMITQSRAPKM